The Cherax quadricarinatus isolate ZL_2023a chromosome 18, ASM3850222v1, whole genome shotgun sequence nucleotide sequence GGACCAGTCTGGTGGCAAATCCTCCGGCTTTCTCGAGCTGATCTATGTACTTCATACAGAATCTACGCAAAGACTGGTCTAACAAATGGTGAACCAGTTTCTTGACAGATTACCCATTAAAGTTTCTGGTGTGATAGATGTGTTAGTAGTGCGGAAGaaactgtggtagtggtgtgaaAGTAGGGTTTGTAGAGCTaagattttttttcattactATTTTTGTCCTTGGAGCAACCCAACTAAAACTCCCTGCTCAGAAAACCAACATATCCTGCAAATACGAGACTTTTCACACACTACCGTTCACTGATTTTAGTTCGAATTGAAATAAAATTTCAATATTAACTGTTCTAAGGTAGATTACCCTAAATTAACATATATTTCCGTACAGTTAACTATCACGATGTCATGTTAATGTCATGTTCTTACAAGATTTTATTAATGCAAAGTACTGAAACCGTAGGGGTTATCCAGAGACTTAAGAAATGAAGAGTAATCAGGTTTGGTTCAAGGAATAGGAAAATAGCTCCAATCACATGGATCAGAAACCCTTCATCTTGAAGGGCGCCCTATTGCCCACACCTCCAGGGCAGTAAGAGACGGCTATATCACATGCAACCAATCAGAATTATCGTGTCACTACCCACAACCATTTGAAAAAGGATTTAGTGATCAAATTTACAAGTTGCGAAATTCATCAGTACCAGGCACACCTCACAGGTTTATCAACAGTAGAGAGCCTAGACACTCGCGTTTTGAAAATACACGATGACGTATGACAAGCACTTACAACACTGCATGCATAAAAACTCGCCTCTTTACTGATGTGATCGTAGTTCCTGCAGGTTGGTCACACTCTTGCTACCTTCATAAGTCGCTTCATAAGTCGTGTACGTTTCATCATATTGACAATCTGTGTTCATCTTGCCTGATGTTAGTTTATATTCGTTTTGCCTAATTGAAAATTCATGTTTTTGTCATCTTGGCAATTTGTGTAAAGTAACAATTTGTGTTGGTTGTGGGTTGTTCCCGTCTCAGAAGAGTTCAAGTTTGCTTAATTAACTTTACTTGTTGGCAAATTTCAATATctttgtatttatatatttaagcATAAatgtacacacatatatgcaTTACGAAAATAACTCGCAAGAACAAGCTTCACTCAGAAATAAAGCATAGATAAATTACTCGAGCCTGTGAGTATGATGCAATAATATCGCAAGTTACTCATTGAGGCACAaactatttaaatatatatatatatatatatatatatatatatatatatatatatatatatatatatatatacatacatttagaCGAGAGATTACTAGAACCTAAATTAACAAAGGAAAGACAACATGAGACACAAATACTTAGGAATAAGAGGGAGTTGCATTAACGTAACATTGTTGTACGAATTAACGAAAATGGTTTTAATTTATGGTGTATATTAAGGTAGATATAGATAAGATCATACAGGAACTCAGAATGCCCATGTTTAATTTTCAGCCTCATGGTAAAATTGATAATATTTTGATTAAGATGATTTTTTACCAACAAGACTACATAGCAGGGGTCGGCAACCCCCGGCCCGCGTGAGGTTTTCGTCTGGCCTGCCAACTTAACACCTGGACACTAATTTTGTAATTAGTATAGAATACAGATGCAGTAGTTCACTTCAAGATTAAGCAGTCCCTGGAAAAGTTACTTCGTATCCTCCCTCCTCAGAGTTTTTCATTTGAGTTTGTTGTCTGGTAGTAAAACAACTGTACATTAGGTATCTGCATtctataataatgtttatttaatTATTTGTGATAAATTGTGTTATTAAGTATATTACTAGAATTAGGCCAAAATTGGTTTAAAAAACTAATGGCAACCCTGAGTTCGAGAAATTTTTGTTACATTTAATAACACGGCCGTCCTGTGAGAGATTGCATAGCTGcctggccctctctctctctcctgaaggtTGCCGACCCCTGCTGTATAGTAATCGTTTCTAATTTAACGGAACTTTTTCCGGATTATATTCTTAGGTGTTTGTCTtggcaacacacatacacattaaaGACTTCTTTGTGCACCTCTAAGGCTCTGCACGGGAGTGATGAAAGCTGTGTGGCCTTGTGTATTAGCGGTGGGCTTGGTCACCTGGATCGCCTGTGGTTCTGATGCCCTTCCGGAAATTCCGCAATCACAGGTAAAATACAGTGGCAGATTGacgaaattttattattattattattattattattattattattattattattattattattattattattattatcattattattattctctccTATCCCAATCCTTCCCCTCTCCACTCTTGCAATGCTTTTTATAGCCCAATAAAAAATCGTCTTTGTCAGGACGGTAGCAGTGAAGATGACTCGGTAAGTGAAGCCGACTCAGCCGAGGACAGCATGGAAGTCCACGAACTTCAGAATGGTAAAAGAGAAGAACGGAACATCCTTGGGATGCAGCATAGCAATGAAGCACAGATCGCCCTACAGCAGCGGCAGAAGGCGCAGCTGGAGGGAAAGCTGAGGCAGCTGGAGTTCAAGAAGAGTAATATGGCGAGTCGAGTGAGGCGTGCGCGAGCCACCGTGGGCCTCGGAACAGGGTACTGTAAATCATTTATGTAGACTATACTTACTGCAGTAGCTAGTTGTCCTGTAGCGTCAACTACAGTAGTTTAATCACTAAAGTAAGTTTTTCTAGTGGCTCATACAGCAAGTACAGTCGCTCAGTCTTGTGTTTTGAATCTTCGGTAacaaatgcatacaaataaaGTAACTTACCGCATGGTATTGTAACGCTATTCTTGTACAAATAAAGACGTGTATAAAATTCTCTTACTACAGaacattatttattatattattactatgGGAAGCACTGTATGAGTGGGGGTAATTCAGTGTTTCGGGAACGTGAGGTAATCTGGTTTAAATAATAGGATAGTTGATCCATTTCCTCGGATTAAGAACCTTTCACCAGCCTCAAAGCGCCCCATCCCCTTGAGGGGCCGAGAACACAGGTACCTATCAGAGATGAACACCAGAAGTAAAGGATATCATATTTGTAACTTTTTCCTTTACAGAACAGCAGCTGTGTTACAGCCTGTGTTTCAGATCCCCTCCTCGGCCAGGTTAGTGGTTTTACACTAATATTTCTTGTCCCCTTTATTATCACCTTTCATGGTACATAATGAACTTCAGAAACCATTTGTTGGATTATGTCTGTATCATATTTATGGACCCTAGTCAGTTTTGCGTCATTTACAAACACTGCCATAGACTATTTCCGAaagtctgtctctcagtgtagtaAAATTTATATGATAATAATGTTAAATATTTGAGTAAATGTAAATATGCACGCaaatttttttgtttacataTCTTAGTTTACGATAAAGCAAACAAACGGAAGGTAAACCAACCTCGTCTTTGCAGGCCAGTGGACTGTGCAGACCTGCTGGTGATGGGAGCTACCCGCAGCGGAGTCTACGATATCTACCCTTTTACGTAAGTATTGCTTCCTTGCCTTCAACTCTGCCGTAACTATACTAAATTGAATCCTCCTTCCTATTTCCTTGTCTTATATTTCCAGCATCCTCTATTCCCTTTCCCCTGATCTCCACGTAAGTGTTGCTTCCTTCCTCGAATCCTCTGTAACCTATATATACTGTTTTAAATCCTTTGTCTTAGGTGACTAGCTTCCTCACACAGATCAACACAGATATTCTCATTATCATATCAAACTACATACACATCAATGAATGCTAAGTATGTACTCGTCGAAGAGGAATTGGGCACGTGGGCCTAATTCAGCCTATCAGCCGCATCACAAAAGTCTGGGTAATTCCTTAGGCAACCACAGGAAAATGAGAATTAATTTGCAGCGCAAACACTCAGAACAACTTATAATGAAATGTTGGGACTCAATCTCTAAGCACTATATAAAATCCAAAAGCAAGATCTCACACTGGCAAAACAAATGTCAAAATAttaccaccaaaaaaaaaaaaaaaaaaaaaaaaaaaaaaacgtagtttGGCTACAACAAATGACTATCAAGTCGCTCAAATTCTCCCATATAACAAATAAATAACAAGTATGCCTTTACATACTTAACATCCACTGCGCAACAGCCGCAAAAGCAGTATGGTTTCAGCACAGACATATAAGCTATACACAGCCTTTGAAGTTCCACACTGACTACacgcatacctggagtttacctggagagagttccgggggtcaacgcccccgcggcccggtctgtgaccaggcctcctggtggatcagagcctgatcaaccaggctgttgctgctggctgcacgcaaaccaacgtacgagccacagcccggctgatccggaactgactttaggtgcttgtccagtgccagcttgaagactgccaggggtctgttggtaatcccccttatgtgtgctgggaggcagttgaacagtctcgggcccctgacacttattgtatggtctcttaacgtgctagtgacacccctgcttttcattggggggatggtgcatcgtctgccaagtcgtttgctttcgtagtgagtgattttcgtgtgcaagttcggtactagtccctctaggattttccaggtgtatataatcatgtatctctccctcctgcgttccagggaatacaggtttaggaacctcaagcgctcccaataattgaggtgttttatctccgttatgcgcgccgtgaaagttctctgtacattttctaggtcggcaatttcacctgccttgaaaggtgctgttagtgtgcagcaatattccagcctagatagaacaagttgATTTTAGCACAAAATGCTACAAATATTCCATAGTCAAGTCACTGGTCTAGATCCATGTCATGGACCGTAGACCTTACAAAAATCGCTTTTATAAGTTACCCTGGATATAGTTTAACACAAAATATTGTTAGTGGATACCTTGCACTTCAACCGAACTACCCTGCAGCTGGGACAACCACAACCAAGATTACAGTCATATCTGCCCCGAAGCTGGCTTAAATCCTGACGTAGTCTCTCTTCATTTTTCATAAATCATTATTTTTTATCTATCCTCCGCTGTCCCCTCCGCCCTTATAAAGTCATTTCTTATTCAGTGTTATTGGGGGAAAGTTTGGCGATACCTGTGTTCATACTCCAACAGGTGCAGGTGTAGCAACAAGGTGCAGGTGTGGTGCGACATGGAGACGGACGGCGGAGGTTGGACAGTCTTCCTGAGTCGACAAACCCAGATCCCGCGGGAAGACTTCAACCGTTCCTGGACTGAGTACAAGCATGGTTTTGGCAACCGTGACGGCGAGTACTGGCTAGGTAGGCCGCAGGCTGCGGAAGAGGGGCACTTGCGTGGGTCTCAGTCTCCCCGGTCTATTTCCTTGTTTCAAATCCCCCATTATGATGCACAAGTTACTTCAAGATTCAAAATAAACATCCATAaaaatactgtttttttttagTAAACGTGAAAAAGCATAATAAAATTATACTTTCACAGGTACAGAAAACCTCTACACTATGACCACCAGCCGCAACTACAACTTGAGGCTCGACCTTATTCTTCCCTCTGGCATCCCCCAGTACACTGAATGGCAGGACTTCAAAGTTGGCCCAGAGGAGTCCAGGTAAGTCTGTACCGCTTACAGATGGTTTAGGCAACCCAAAACTGTCAGGTTTTATTGATTCTGTATTAATTAAAAAATGTGTCCCTTTACCTTCTTTTTCTGTCCTGATACCACATTTGTCTTTGTATTTACATCACCTTTCACTGTATCTCTATACAATTTCCATTGTATCCCTATACCACCTTCCACTATATCCCTATACTGTTGCTTTCTGAAAGCAGACATTCGTTCGTTGTTCTCATCTGTTATTAAAGTTTCTTTGGCTACTGCAATAACTCATTTATAACCAGAATTTAAAAAGTGACATTAAGGTCGGGTAGGCACTTATTCAGCTATTTTGCTAGATGCCCACACACAGACCATGTTGATCAATAGGCTAAAAAAACTACTAGGATAGATTTTCTTAATgttttgaagagagagagagagagctgtagtAGGTAGGTAGTTGAATTAAAATTCATTACTCACTACTAAATAAATCTTTCACAATAAACAGTCGGGGGAATTTGAAAATGTGTAGTTTGTGCAAATGTATATAAATACAAAATCTAAAACATGCTCGAAATATTGACGTTAGCAATGAAAGTATTCTAGCTAGTTATCAAGGTAAATTATTTATCTTAGCAATAGAAGGTAGTATCATGCCTTGGAAGTTGAGGCAAACTAGTTAGCTTAGGAATGTCACTGTATCAGTCGAGTCACTTTAGATTTGTTGTATTTTAATCGTCCGGCTCTTACAGCAAGacactgaccataatttttaaaggggtggaccggtaagccagtggaaggcctcggtcagatgaccaaaagctccaaaggcgggtcatcatctgactaagacccgcgtcaggaaacatttgtcctgtttcctgacgaaccttacctaacctaacctaactgactTGTTTTAACCTTCGATGTTACTAACAGGAGCATTGAACTTTTTCCCTATAGGTATCGTTTGTCGTGGAGCACTTTCACCAGCCTTGACTTTTCTCTGACCAGGTGAGGCACTTGATATTTGTGCAGTTGTGTGGTAGTCATTGTTAGCGCAGGTGTCGTGTTGGAGTCGTAAGTATGGTAGTAGATCTTGGTGTGATAGTCATTCATGTGTAGTAGTCGTTACTGGTGTATTATTCGTGGTTATGGTAGTTGTTGTATATTCGTGGTTATGGTAGTTGTTGTATAGTGAAAACTGTGTGGTCGTTTTTTACCGTAGTTGTGGTGTGACAATCCTTATTGTGTGGAAACCGTTATTCATTGTTTAATCTGCATATATTTGTTACCACTATAATTTTATAGATGACAGCCAAATTCTTATTATATTTAGTAGAATATAAGACTAATGACAACAACTCAATGAACTGATTTACAATATAGTTTCAAGACTGAACGTATTGCCATAGATCTTCGTGGTTGGCCCAGACAGGTGGGTGACATACACATCCCAAACACCTGAAATCTACACCCTGATATTTCACACTAACCTGCATATAGGATCGCTGGTTGGTTAATTGAACCTAAAAGGCTACGTGTCGCCTGTTtatcaccagtcaagaacactttaaGCCCTAAATAGGGTACTACATCATTGTGTGCACGTTTCTTAGTACCATACTGGATTTCGTTTCTAACTTCGTAAAATCTGCAGCAAGATATTTTGAACACTGGTTGTTAGTAATTTTGTATGCATAGTTGACCTTCAGCTTCATTATGTATCTCTAGCTTTAATTATTTCCAGTATTTTCAATTCATCCTCACCTCCGTGTTCTCCCGGAtgcaggtccaggatgaatctcaccTTATTATTTTGAGTAATTTGTAGCCTGCTTTTCAGATTTTTTTATTGGAGTAGTGTATAATGAAGAACAATAATAATCAACACGACATTGTATAAGAACTAGACATAAAGTCACAGGTGCCTGAACAGGTAGGCACCACACCTGTACAGAGAAATTTTAACTTGGTATCTACCTATGTTCACCATCAGTTCACCTGACATGTATCAAAGGATATTCTTGGATATTTCACTGAAGTTACTGTTGAGATGGGGCTCTCGTTACACAGTATATTCAAATTATTTACCTTTTTCGGTTTTGCTTTTGATCATTTACTGAAAGATTAGTTCTTGTGATAGTACTAGCTATATCCTTTGGGTCTTTACACGGTATTTTAATTTATCTTTTAGGGATTGAACTGTTTTTGAAACTGGTGTACAGTTGAAAAGCGGCCACAGTGACATACGTGCAGTCGACAGGCAATAAACCTAACACTTTACCTAAACCCTAGTCTTTAAATCAAGTGGTGTTGTGGCTGGGAAAAATTCACCGTGCAACTACCAGTCCTGTTTCATCACCTGTGCTTTAGGTCTTCATGTTTAGTAAACCTATGTTTTTACCGTGGGTTTCCACGTTTAGTATGCTAATGTTTGTGTCGTATGTCTCTACATTCAGCACACTATGTTTACCTATGCTGAGACTATCTCCATGTTTAGTACACCTATGGTTGCGCCGTAGGTCTCCGTGTTTCTACCAATGTTTGTGGCATAGGGAACGCTTAGTTttggttattataataataattatgccgTATGTTGCAATGAATCAATATCACTTACATACCTCGTGCACATTCCcagtaaaaaaaaatcctaaccGCTTGTTTTGACCACCCTCAGCAACTGCCTGAGCTACGCCAACGGACGCTCGTTCTCCACCTACGACCAGGACGAAGACTCTTACTCAGGTATCTATTTctactgtacattattatttgtaattataattgtacattattatattactgttatcattattaAAATGTTGTAAAGGTTCTTACAAACATTAATTGAAAGTGAGGCTATATTTCAGTCCCTATCTTCGATCCTCTTTAGCAGAATGTATATAGGAGGTAAGCATATTTAGGGGCAGCAGGACCGATGAAAAGTGCAggaagcactgcagtaggtccacTGAGAACATATTTATATTGTCTACAGCTGTATTGCTACCTTATCCTTGATCTGGTATGTTTGGTGACAGAATATGTTCCTTAAGATGTTGAAGGGGAGGTATGATTTGAAGGCGAGGAATAATTTTATTTTTGGGAAGTATATAATTTCTGCGAAGTTTGGCCTTTGGTCAAAGATATTAATTTGTTCGTATTAAACCTATGTCCTATTCAACTTCGAGCCGTGTAAATTAAGAACCACTTTATATTTCATCGCAGATAATTGTGCCCTGATCCAAGGTGGCGGGTGGTGGTACTACAATTGCTtgcagttcaaccccaccaacagTGGTAGTCGAATGGGAAGTGAGGCTGGACTCAACATAACGTGCTTCAACCACGATTTCATTAGCCTTAGTAAACTTCAGCTCAAGATACGCCCCACCGTCTGCAGTGAAAACATCAAGTCCATCTACCTCAACCACTACCAGCGCTGGAAATGCGGCGATCTATCCATGGCACCTGCTATTCCCCAACTTCAGCTAGTGACAGCTACTGCACCTACTCCTTTCCCACATTTAGTGAC carries:
- the LOC128689531 gene encoding angiopoietin-related protein 7; the protein is MLCTGVMKAVWPCVLAVGLVTWIACGSDALPEIPQSQDGSSEDDSVSEADSAEDSMEVHELQNGKREERNILGMQHSNEAQIALQQRQKAQLEGKLRQLEFKKSNMASRVRRARATVGLGTGTAAVLQPVFQIPSSARPVDCADLLVMGATRSGVYDIYPFTCRCSNKVQVWCDMETDGGGWTVFLSRQTQIPREDFNRSWTEYKHGFGNRDGEYWLGTENLYTMTTSRNYNLRLDLILPSGIPQYTEWQDFKVGPEESRYRLSWSTFTSLDFSLTSNCLSYANGRSFSTYDQDEDSYSDNCALIQGGGWWYYNCLQFNPTNSGSRMGSEAGLNITCFNHDFISLSKLQLKIRPTVCSENIKSIYLNHYQRWKCGDLSMAPAIPQLQLVTATAPTPFPHLVTTAPPPQLALTAAPVPSPQLALTAAPAFPPQLAPTAEPALPPQLTPTAAPAFPPQLAPTAAPAPSFQLGTTAAPVPPPQLGTTAAPVPPPQVGTTAAPVPPPQVGTTAAPVPPLQLGVTAAPVYA